One window of Solwaraspora sp. WMMA2056 genomic DNA carries:
- a CDS encoding metal-dependent hydrolase: MMGPSHALSGATVWLAGSWALDQFAGYEQSPLMIAVGTAVCAGGALFPDLDLSGKVTRNQGGATVARTFGVVSLFAAEVIEKISLGVYHATKLSKDPHRNNGHRTLTHTIPFTVLVGWGTTALCAAYGKWAVIGILFFMIGLALRGLFDEWAKRAGWVIVTLVSAGAAYFTYLHLPGDRGYPMLGFAMGVGCFVHILGDLVTRAGVPILWPIPIGRRMWKMIGPSDRFSIRAGSKFEVVVLRTAFTVISLLSIVGLAVPTITRRFTGG; the protein is encoded by the coding sequence ATGATGGGTCCGTCCCACGCGCTGTCCGGTGCCACCGTGTGGCTCGCCGGTTCCTGGGCGCTCGACCAGTTCGCCGGCTACGAGCAGTCGCCGCTGATGATCGCGGTCGGCACCGCCGTCTGCGCCGGCGGCGCACTCTTCCCGGACCTGGACCTGTCCGGCAAGGTCACCCGCAACCAGGGCGGCGCGACGGTCGCCCGGACCTTCGGGGTGGTGTCGCTGTTCGCCGCCGAGGTCATCGAGAAGATCTCCCTCGGCGTCTACCACGCGACGAAGCTCAGCAAGGACCCGCACCGCAACAACGGCCACCGCACCCTGACCCACACGATCCCGTTCACCGTGCTGGTCGGCTGGGGCACCACCGCGCTCTGCGCCGCGTACGGCAAGTGGGCGGTGATCGGCATCCTGTTCTTCATGATCGGCCTGGCGTTGCGCGGCCTGTTCGACGAGTGGGCGAAACGGGCCGGCTGGGTCATCGTGACGCTGGTGTCGGCCGGTGCGGCGTACTTCACCTACCTGCACCTGCCCGGTGACCGCGGCTATCCGATGCTCGGCTTCGCCATGGGCGTGGGCTGTTTCGTGCACATCCTCGGCGACCTGGTCACCCGGGCCGGCGTACCGATCCTGTGGCCGATTCCGATCGGCCGGCGGATGTGGAAGATGATCGGCCCCTCGGACCGTTTCTCCATCCGGGCCGGCAGCAAGTTCGAGGTGGTGGTGCTGCGTACCGCCTTCACCGTCATCTCGCTGCTGTCCATCGTCGGCCTGGCCGTCCCCACCATCACCCGACGCTTCACCGGCGGCTGA
- a CDS encoding TIGR03089 family protein, which yields MDASVLASAPGRRRLPADAGAPLLTCYDDATGERAELSATALGAWSARTAALLRDGCRLGAGDRAAMLLPPHWQSAAVLLGAWSIGVSVSIRLAATAGLPVLEPGADEPLDAVFAARGRVDDWLEDVPEARHRFVLDVGARATPGAPPPEGYRDFLAEAARYAGLAPQYALISPGDPASVDGTSYAQLRTVALGIAEQHDITAGDRVLVDADQHEHPLFWLLAPLTVGASVVVCVNMDPDLLDVRVGTEGVTRVL from the coding sequence ATGGACGCATCCGTTCTCGCCAGTGCCCCGGGTCGGCGCCGGCTGCCGGCTGACGCCGGCGCACCGCTGCTGACCTGCTACGACGATGCGACCGGGGAGCGCGCCGAGTTGTCGGCGACGGCGCTCGGGGCGTGGTCGGCCCGGACGGCGGCGCTGCTGCGTGACGGGTGCCGCCTCGGTGCCGGCGACCGGGCGGCGATGCTGCTGCCACCGCACTGGCAGAGCGCCGCCGTGCTGCTCGGCGCCTGGTCGATCGGGGTGTCGGTGTCGATCCGGCTGGCCGCGACCGCCGGCCTGCCGGTGCTGGAGCCGGGTGCGGACGAGCCGCTGGACGCGGTGTTCGCCGCGCGCGGCCGGGTCGACGACTGGTTGGAGGACGTACCCGAGGCCCGGCACCGGTTCGTGCTCGACGTCGGTGCCCGGGCCACGCCGGGCGCCCCACCGCCGGAGGGCTACCGGGACTTCCTCGCCGAGGCGGCCCGGTACGCCGGCCTGGCCCCGCAGTACGCGCTGATCAGCCCCGGTGACCCGGCGAGTGTCGACGGGACCAGCTACGCACAGTTGCGCACGGTCGCGCTGGGGATCGCCGAGCAGCACGACATCACCGCCGGTGACCGGGTGCTCGTCGATGCCGACCAGCACGAGCACCCGCTGTTCTGGCTGCTGGCACCGCTCACGGTCGGCGCCTCGGTGGTGGTGTGCGTCAACATGGACCCGGACCTGCTCGACGTACGTGTCGGCACCGAGGGTGTCACCCGCGTGCTCTGA
- a CDS encoding glycosyltransferase family 4 protein, translated as MSPTADVIDIRAPRSQRVLMLSWEYPPVLVGGLGRHVHALSVALANAGHEVTVVTRHAPGAPLEEYADGVRIIRAAEDPPLFPLATPSLLAWTMAFNHTLTRAALRATQSAEYDVIHAHDWLVTHTAITLKEHLDIPLVATIHATEAGRHQGWLPDEMNKSIHSIEHWLGHESCRVIACSEYMRWEVSHLLELPASRVDVIANGVNDRVWRSSARAVAAARQRYAADGPLVGFAGRLVYEKGVQHLIAALPWLRQRHPGMRVVIAGDGPYRGELQAQAERLGVADLIDFAGFMTESQLPALLGATDATVVPSLYEPFGMVALEAASAGAPLAVSATGGLAEIVEPGVTGTTFRPQDTHGLAQAVHALLSDEIFARRVARSARQQVTRKYGWSTIAAQTAATYATAVREAPGFNTRRAAAQLAGDARKVVVPEGNLLAAAGAAS; from the coding sequence ATGTCACCTACCGCCGACGTGATCGACATCCGTGCACCACGGTCGCAGCGGGTGTTGATGCTGTCCTGGGAGTACCCGCCGGTACTGGTCGGCGGCCTCGGCCGACACGTCCACGCCCTCTCCGTCGCCCTCGCCAACGCCGGCCACGAGGTCACCGTCGTCACCCGCCACGCCCCCGGCGCACCCCTGGAGGAATACGCCGACGGCGTCCGCATCATCCGCGCCGCCGAGGACCCACCCCTGTTCCCCCTCGCCACCCCCAGCCTCCTCGCCTGGACCATGGCCTTCAACCACACCCTCACCCGCGCCGCCCTACGCGCCACCCAGTCCGCCGAATACGACGTCATCCACGCCCACGACTGGCTCGTCACCCACACCGCCATCACCCTCAAGGAACACCTCGACATCCCCCTCGTCGCCACCATCCACGCCACCGAAGCCGGCCGCCACCAGGGCTGGCTCCCCGACGAGATGAACAAGTCAATCCACTCCATCGAGCACTGGCTGGGCCACGAGTCGTGCCGGGTGATCGCCTGCTCGGAGTACATGCGGTGGGAGGTCAGCCACCTGCTGGAGCTGCCGGCGTCGCGGGTGGACGTGATCGCCAACGGGGTCAACGACCGGGTGTGGCGTTCGTCGGCGCGGGCGGTCGCGGCGGCTCGGCAGCGGTACGCGGCGGACGGGCCGCTGGTCGGATTCGCCGGTCGGCTGGTCTACGAGAAGGGCGTGCAGCACCTGATCGCCGCCCTGCCGTGGCTGCGCCAACGCCATCCCGGGATGCGGGTGGTGATCGCCGGCGACGGCCCGTACCGGGGTGAGCTGCAGGCGCAGGCCGAGCGGCTCGGCGTCGCCGACCTGATCGACTTCGCCGGCTTCATGACCGAGTCGCAGCTGCCCGCGCTGCTGGGGGCCACCGACGCGACGGTCGTACCGAGCCTGTACGAACCGTTCGGCATGGTGGCGTTGGAGGCGGCGTCGGCCGGCGCGCCGCTGGCGGTGTCGGCCACCGGCGGTCTGGCGGAGATCGTCGAGCCGGGCGTGACCGGTACGACGTTCCGGCCACAGGACACCCACGGGTTGGCGCAGGCGGTGCACGCGCTGCTCTCCGACGAGATCTTCGCCCGGCGGGTGGCCCGGTCCGCCCGTCAGCAGGTGACCAGAAAGTACGGCTGGTCGACGATCGCCGCGCAGACCGCCGCCACGTACGCCACCGCGGTCCGGGAGGCACCGGGCTTCAACACCCGGCGGGCCGCCGCCCAGCTGGCCGGGGACGCCCGCAAGGTCGTCGTGCCGGAGGGGAACCTGCTCGCGGCCGCCGGGGCGGCGTCGTAG
- a CDS encoding amylo-alpha-1,6-glucosidase has product MLDISFGPQVCGDLTAGAAREWLVTDGRGGYAMGTVNGLRTRRYHGLLVVAGATPAARRVGLVSLDPAVTLPSGAQVRLGVHEWSSGVVDPPGHTLLERFDLADGVPRWRWRVGDVVIEREVAMTHGSPCVAVTHRLVSGGPVTLTLSAVTTWRDAHGERHGDAPPPKMDNVDGGVVVEGAFRLHGPDWVPAGNWWDGVHHREEAARGLLAEEDLWYAGSFTATLHSPGDTAEVTAWAEHLDRRPEPAAVIVEAARVRHRAVVAAAKPADAVDATLALAADAFVVRTSTGPDVVAGYPWFGTWSRDTMTSYEGLFLATGRADEGRELLRGYAATLSEGMLANTADTGHVEYNTVDGTLWFLHAVDRHVAATSDLDLAAELLPALREVVAAHLRGTRYGIRVDDSDGLLTGGAAGEALTWMDARVYGVPITSREGKPVEVNALWVNGLAVVAELAQLVGGDPGAAATVHPKAYESFRSRYPAPSGWLYDVLDTPAQYPLGGDSHADDDALRPNQLLAWSLPYAPLEPDPAALRAVGAALLTPLGLRSLAPDSAGYLGAHRGGPARRDGAYHQGTVWPWLIGPYVSAARRAGLDVSDVFTGLTAHLSEYGLGSVSETADGDPPHGATGCPFQAWSVAELLRVRPD; this is encoded by the coding sequence TTGCTCGACATCAGCTTCGGACCGCAGGTCTGCGGCGATCTGACCGCCGGGGCCGCCCGCGAGTGGCTGGTCACCGACGGTCGTGGCGGCTACGCGATGGGTACGGTCAACGGGCTGCGGACCCGGCGGTACCACGGTCTGCTGGTGGTGGCCGGGGCGACTCCGGCGGCCCGGCGGGTGGGGCTGGTCAGCCTGGATCCGGCGGTGACGTTGCCGTCCGGCGCGCAGGTCCGGCTCGGGGTGCACGAATGGTCCTCCGGCGTGGTGGACCCGCCCGGTCACACCCTGTTGGAGCGGTTCGACCTGGCCGACGGGGTGCCGCGCTGGCGGTGGCGGGTCGGCGACGTGGTGATCGAGCGCGAGGTCGCGATGACGCACGGCTCGCCGTGTGTGGCGGTGACCCACCGGCTGGTCAGCGGCGGCCCGGTGACGTTGACCCTGTCGGCGGTGACCACGTGGCGGGACGCGCACGGCGAGCGACACGGCGACGCTCCCCCGCCGAAGATGGACAACGTCGACGGTGGGGTGGTCGTCGAGGGGGCGTTCCGGCTGCACGGCCCGGACTGGGTGCCGGCGGGCAACTGGTGGGACGGGGTCCATCACCGCGAGGAGGCGGCGCGCGGACTGCTGGCCGAGGAGGACCTGTGGTACGCTGGCAGCTTCACCGCCACGCTGCACTCCCCCGGTGACACCGCCGAGGTGACCGCCTGGGCCGAGCACCTGGACCGACGGCCGGAGCCGGCGGCGGTGATCGTCGAGGCCGCCCGGGTCCGCCACCGGGCGGTGGTGGCGGCGGCGAAGCCGGCCGACGCGGTGGACGCCACGCTGGCGTTGGCCGCCGACGCGTTCGTCGTACGCACGTCGACCGGGCCGGACGTGGTCGCCGGCTACCCGTGGTTCGGCACCTGGTCGCGGGACACGATGACCTCCTACGAAGGGCTGTTCCTGGCCACCGGGCGCGCCGACGAGGGCCGTGAGCTGCTGCGCGGCTACGCGGCGACGCTGTCGGAGGGGATGCTGGCGAACACCGCCGACACCGGGCACGTGGAGTACAACACCGTCGACGGCACGCTGTGGTTCCTGCACGCGGTGGACCGGCACGTCGCCGCGACCAGTGACCTGGATCTGGCCGCCGAGCTGCTGCCGGCGCTGCGCGAGGTGGTGGCGGCGCACCTGCGCGGCACCCGGTACGGCATCCGGGTCGACGACTCCGACGGGCTGCTCACCGGCGGTGCCGCCGGTGAGGCGTTGACCTGGATGGACGCCCGGGTGTACGGGGTGCCGATCACCTCCCGGGAGGGCAAGCCGGTCGAGGTCAACGCGTTGTGGGTCAACGGGCTGGCCGTCGTGGCGGAGCTGGCGCAGCTGGTGGGGGGCGACCCGGGGGCGGCGGCGACCGTCCACCCGAAGGCGTACGAGTCGTTCCGGTCCCGGTATCCGGCCCCGTCGGGGTGGCTCTACGACGTGCTGGACACTCCGGCGCAGTACCCGCTGGGCGGGGATTCGCACGCCGACGACGACGCGTTGCGCCCCAACCAGCTGCTCGCCTGGTCGCTGCCGTACGCCCCGTTGGAGCCGGATCCGGCGGCGCTGCGGGCGGTCGGCGCGGCGCTGCTGACGCCGCTGGGGTTGCGCAGCCTGGCCCCGGACTCGGCCGGCTACCTGGGCGCGCACCGGGGTGGGCCGGCCCGCCGCGACGGCGCCTACCACCAGGGGACGGTCTGGCCGTGGCTGATCGGCCCGTACGTGTCGGCGGCCCGCCGGGCCGGGTTGGACGTGTCCGACGTGTTCACCGGGTTGACCGCGCACCTGAGCGAGTACGGGCTGGGCTCGGTCAGCGAAACGGCTGACGGGGATCCGCCGCACGGCGCGACGGGCTGCCCGTTCCAGGCGTGGTCGGTGGCCGAACTCCTGCGGGTGCGACCCGACTGA
- a CDS encoding glucosidase — translation MVNSRRTYRDPERTRLAEADAGEQPWRAWGPYVSERAWGTVREDYSEHGTAWDYFPHDHARSRAYRWNEDGMAGVCDDRQTFCFGLALWNGQDPILKERMFGLGGDGGNHGEDAKDYWWYEDSTPTHSWMRWRYHYPQAAFPYDDLVAVNGMRGRDETEYELVDTGVFDDDRYWAVTVDYAKAGPTDLCIEITVANRGDTDARLHVLPSLWFRNTWAWGLPGRDQIPVLTGERDRLVGHHWVLGQLVLQGDGNPTPLLCDNDSNAERLWGLPSRTPYPKDGINDHVVDGADTVNPDRTGTKGALYYVLDVPAGGEDRIRLRLTLTAPPPGNTPPPRLNLGAGHAATLAARQAEADRYYDTVIPAAATDDERLVARRALAGVLWGKQFYHFDVAQWLAGDPASPPPPEGRTHGRNAAWWHMNSFDVISMPDPWEYPWYAAWDLAFHCSTLARVDPQFAKDQLLLLLREWYMHPNGQIPAYEWAFADVNPPVHAWAALRVFEIDGRRDFEFLARIMHKLLLNFTWWVNRKDINGNNVFEGGFLGLDNVGPFDRSAALPVAGVLEQSDGTGWMATYALNMLDMALTLAVHDHTYTDIATKFLEHFAYIAAAAYDQGLWDEEDSFFYDQLRLPDGDTLPLKVRSVVGLLPLAATTTLHSGTIARLPELGARLRWFLTNKPEYADVIGARRLAGDGRQHRLLSMVGPDQIVRILAPMLDEEEFLSPYGLRTLSRRHLDEPFTVSLGGQDFTVGYEPAESASGLFGGNSNWRGPIWMPTNYLLVCALRDFATFFGDDLLIEYPTRSGTKRTLNAIADDLSHRLISLFLRDGYGRRPIYGAAEKFQQHPDWRDLIAFPEYFHGDNGAGLGAWHQTGWTALVADLILTVRADRPDGPPD, via the coding sequence ATGGTCAACTCCAGGCGGACGTATCGTGATCCGGAGCGCACCCGATTGGCGGAAGCCGACGCGGGCGAGCAGCCGTGGCGGGCGTGGGGACCCTACGTGTCAGAACGGGCATGGGGCACGGTGCGGGAGGACTACAGCGAGCACGGTACGGCGTGGGACTACTTCCCGCATGATCATGCACGATCGCGGGCGTACCGCTGGAACGAGGATGGCATGGCCGGCGTCTGCGACGACCGGCAGACCTTCTGCTTTGGGCTGGCCCTGTGGAACGGGCAGGACCCGATCCTCAAGGAACGCATGTTCGGCCTCGGCGGCGACGGCGGCAACCACGGGGAGGACGCCAAGGACTACTGGTGGTACGAGGACTCCACCCCGACCCACTCCTGGATGCGCTGGCGCTACCACTACCCGCAGGCCGCCTTCCCCTACGATGACCTCGTCGCGGTCAACGGTATGCGCGGCCGCGACGAGACCGAGTATGAACTGGTCGACACCGGCGTGTTCGACGACGACCGGTACTGGGCGGTAACCGTCGACTACGCCAAGGCCGGACCGACCGACCTGTGCATCGAGATCACCGTCGCCAACCGGGGCGACACCGACGCCCGCCTGCACGTACTGCCCAGCCTGTGGTTCCGCAACACCTGGGCGTGGGGGCTGCCCGGCCGCGACCAGATCCCGGTGCTCACCGGCGAACGCGACCGGCTCGTCGGCCACCACTGGGTGCTCGGGCAGCTGGTGCTGCAGGGTGACGGCAACCCGACACCGCTGCTGTGCGACAACGACAGCAACGCCGAGCGGCTCTGGGGGCTGCCGTCGCGCACCCCGTACCCGAAGGACGGCATCAACGACCACGTCGTCGACGGCGCCGACACCGTCAACCCCGACCGGACCGGCACCAAGGGGGCGCTGTACTACGTCCTCGACGTACCCGCCGGCGGCGAGGACCGGATCCGGCTGCGGCTGACCCTGACCGCGCCCCCACCGGGCAACACCCCGCCGCCCCGGCTCAACCTCGGCGCCGGCCACGCCGCGACGCTGGCCGCCCGACAGGCCGAGGCCGACCGCTACTACGACACCGTGATCCCGGCCGCCGCCACCGACGACGAACGCCTCGTCGCCCGCCGGGCCCTGGCCGGCGTGCTCTGGGGCAAGCAGTTCTATCACTTCGACGTCGCCCAGTGGCTCGCCGGCGACCCGGCCAGCCCGCCGCCACCGGAAGGCCGCACCCACGGGCGCAACGCCGCCTGGTGGCACATGAACAGCTTCGACGTCATCTCCATGCCGGACCCGTGGGAATACCCCTGGTACGCCGCCTGGGACCTGGCGTTCCACTGCTCCACCCTGGCCCGGGTCGACCCCCAGTTCGCCAAGGACCAGCTGCTGTTGCTGCTGCGCGAGTGGTACATGCACCCCAACGGGCAGATCCCCGCGTACGAGTGGGCGTTCGCCGACGTCAACCCGCCGGTGCACGCCTGGGCCGCGCTGCGGGTGTTCGAGATCGACGGCCGGCGCGACTTCGAGTTCCTCGCCCGGATCATGCACAAGCTGCTGCTCAACTTCACCTGGTGGGTCAACCGCAAGGACATCAACGGCAACAACGTCTTCGAAGGCGGCTTCCTCGGGCTGGACAACGTCGGACCGTTCGACCGGTCGGCGGCGCTGCCGGTCGCCGGTGTCCTGGAACAGTCCGACGGCACCGGCTGGATGGCGACGTACGCGCTGAACATGCTCGACATGGCCCTCACCCTGGCCGTGCACGACCACACCTACACCGACATCGCCACCAAGTTCCTCGAACACTTCGCCTACATCGCGGCCGCCGCCTACGACCAGGGGCTGTGGGACGAGGAGGATTCGTTCTTCTACGACCAGCTGCGGCTGCCCGACGGTGACACCCTGCCGCTGAAGGTCCGTTCGGTCGTCGGCCTGCTGCCGCTGGCCGCCACCACCACCCTGCATTCGGGCACCATCGCCCGGCTCCCCGAGCTGGGCGCCCGGCTGCGCTGGTTCCTGACCAACAAGCCGGAGTACGCCGACGTGATCGGTGCCCGCCGGCTGGCCGGCGACGGCCGGCAGCACCGGCTGCTGTCGATGGTCGGCCCGGACCAGATCGTACGGATCCTCGCCCCGATGCTCGACGAGGAGGAGTTCCTCTCCCCGTACGGGCTGCGCACCCTGTCGCGGCGGCACCTCGACGAGCCGTTCACCGTCTCCCTCGGCGGGCAGGACTTCACCGTCGGCTACGAGCCGGCCGAGTCGGCCAGCGGCCTGTTCGGTGGCAACTCCAACTGGCGTGGCCCGATCTGGATGCCGACCAACTACCTGCTCGTCTGCGCACTGCGCGACTTCGCCACGTTCTTCGGCGACGACCTGCTGATCGAGTACCCGACCCGGTCGGGCACCAAGCGCACCCTCAACGCCATCGCCGACGACCTGTCGCACCGGCTGATCTCGCTGTTCCTGCGCGACGGGTACGGCCGGCGGCCGATCTACGGGGCGGCGGAGAAGTTCCAGCAGCACCCCGACTGGCGGGACCTGATCGCCTTCCCGGAGTACTTCCACGGCGACAACGGTGCCGGACTGGGCGCCTGGCACCAGACCGGCTGGACGGCGCTGGTCGCCGACCTGATCCTCACCGTGCGCGCCGACCGCCCCGACGGCCCGCCCGACTGA
- a CDS encoding FAD-dependent oxidoreductase has translation MDDTDCVIAGGGPAGVMLGLLLARAGVRVVVCEKHADFLRDFRGDTVHPATMRLLDELGLGARFAALPQSRIEQIAFPTGDGGRIVVGDLRRLRTPHPYIAMVPQWDLLNLLTEAATEEPTFTIRMRTEVTGVLRDGDRITGVRVRTADGGTDEIHAALTVACDGRWSTVRRAAGMRPREFPVPIDAWWFRLPRYDGEQLPGLLPAAGRGAFLVVIPRTSHLQIAYVGRKGVDAQLRARGVEAFRRDVAAIAPWLAHRVDALTGMDDVKHLDVRVNRLRRWHLDGLLCIGDAAHAMSPVGGVGINLAVADAVAAATRLAGPLRRGRVSPAELDRVRARRALPTAAVQSVQRAMHRNLVEPILAGRRAGPPAPVLTLARRLPQVTLLPAYLIGIGPRPEHAPAFARRPATSA, from the coding sequence ATGGACGACACCGACTGTGTCATCGCCGGGGGCGGTCCCGCCGGGGTGATGCTCGGGCTGCTGCTGGCCCGGGCCGGGGTGCGGGTCGTCGTCTGCGAGAAGCACGCCGACTTCCTCCGCGACTTCCGGGGCGACACCGTGCACCCGGCCACGATGCGGCTGCTCGACGAGCTCGGCCTGGGCGCCCGCTTCGCAGCCCTGCCGCAGAGCCGGATCGAGCAGATCGCCTTCCCGACCGGCGACGGTGGACGGATCGTCGTCGGCGACCTGCGTCGCCTACGGACCCCGCACCCGTACATCGCGATGGTGCCGCAGTGGGACCTGCTCAACCTGCTCACCGAGGCCGCCACCGAGGAGCCGACGTTCACGATCCGGATGCGCACCGAGGTCACCGGGGTGCTGCGTGACGGCGACCGGATCACCGGGGTGCGGGTGCGGACCGCCGACGGCGGTACCGACGAGATCCACGCGGCGTTGACGGTGGCCTGCGACGGGCGGTGGTCGACGGTCCGACGGGCGGCGGGGATGCGGCCACGGGAGTTTCCGGTGCCGATCGACGCCTGGTGGTTCCGGCTGCCCCGGTACGACGGCGAGCAACTGCCGGGTCTGCTGCCGGCCGCCGGCCGGGGCGCGTTCCTGGTGGTGATCCCCCGCACCAGCCATCTGCAGATCGCCTACGTCGGCCGCAAGGGCGTCGATGCGCAGCTGCGGGCCAGGGGTGTCGAGGCGTTCCGGCGCGACGTGGCGGCGATCGCACCCTGGCTCGCCCACCGGGTCGACGCCCTGACCGGCATGGACGACGTCAAGCACCTCGACGTACGGGTGAACCGGCTGCGCCGCTGGCACCTCGACGGGTTGCTCTGCATCGGTGACGCGGCACACGCGATGAGCCCGGTCGGTGGGGTCGGGATCAACCTGGCCGTCGCCGACGCGGTCGCCGCGGCGACCCGACTGGCCGGGCCGCTGCGCCGGGGTCGGGTCAGCCCGGCCGAGCTGGACCGGGTCCGGGCCCGCCGGGCCCTGCCGACGGCAGCTGTCCAGTCGGTGCAGCGGGCGATGCACCGCAACCTGGTGGAACCGATCCTGGCCGGTCGGCGGGCCGGTCCACCGGCACCGGTGCTCACGCTGGCCCGCCGGCTGCCACAGGTGACCCTGCTGCCGGCCTACCTGATCGGCATCGGGCCGCGCCCCGAGCACGCGCCGGCCTTCGCCCGCCGCCCGGCCACATCCGCCTGA
- a CDS encoding DUF4394 domain-containing protein, protein MANKLLNRGLVLAGLAGLVGVAVTVTTTLTAAPAFSDSGAEPQVESATGPDRSGCAVQRGGAGGGAKDSGGRDHHGKDHHGKGGLISVGLTVHQKLVIFHVDAPGKAHDIGTVGGDLEGDDYLLGIDYRVQNGELYGVGNVGGIYLLDLCAVTAEKVSQLSVALEGKYFGVDFNPAADRLRVISDAGQNLRHDVNPGGSTVVDGTLTYPPAPETATGLSGAAYTNNDLDPATATTLFDLDTNLDQIALQSPANSGQLAATGALGVEPHPNAGFDIYSTVRDGRTVAVQGFAAMDANGHSSLYKINILTGAAEKAGDFPKKYHVTDLALPLNQL, encoded by the coding sequence ATGGCAAACAAGTTGCTCAACCGTGGCTTGGTGCTCGCGGGCCTCGCGGGCCTGGTCGGCGTGGCCGTGACCGTCACCACCACGCTCACGGCGGCGCCGGCCTTCTCCGACAGCGGAGCTGAGCCGCAGGTCGAGTCGGCGACCGGGCCTGACCGGTCCGGCTGCGCGGTGCAGCGAGGCGGCGCGGGCGGGGGTGCGAAGGACAGCGGTGGCAGGGACCACCACGGCAAGGACCACCACGGCAAGGGCGGGCTCATCTCGGTCGGGCTCACCGTCCACCAGAAACTGGTCATCTTCCATGTCGACGCCCCAGGAAAGGCACACGACATCGGCACGGTCGGCGGCGATCTTGAGGGTGACGACTACCTGCTCGGTATCGATTACCGGGTGCAGAACGGCGAACTGTACGGGGTCGGCAACGTCGGCGGCATCTACCTGCTGGACCTGTGCGCCGTCACCGCGGAGAAGGTGAGTCAGCTCAGCGTCGCACTGGAGGGCAAGTACTTCGGTGTCGACTTCAACCCGGCCGCGGACCGGCTGCGGGTCATCAGCGACGCGGGCCAGAACCTGCGCCACGACGTCAACCCGGGCGGCTCCACGGTTGTCGACGGCACTCTGACCTACCCGCCGGCGCCGGAGACCGCGACCGGACTGTCCGGTGCCGCGTACACCAACAACGATCTCGACCCGGCGACGGCCACGACCCTGTTCGACCTCGACACCAACCTCGACCAGATCGCGCTCCAGTCTCCGGCCAACTCGGGCCAGCTCGCCGCCACCGGCGCGCTCGGCGTCGAACCTCACCCGAACGCCGGCTTCGACATCTACAGCACGGTGCGGGACGGCCGTACGGTCGCCGTGCAGGGCTTCGCCGCCATGGACGCCAACGGTCACAGCAGCCTTTACAAGATCAACATTCTGACCGGTGCGGCCGAGAAAGCCGGCGACTTCCCGAAGAAGTACCACGTCACCGACCTGGCCCTGCCACTGAACCAGCTCTGA